CAAATTCACACATTTTTTAAAGAACACCACCGTCTCTACTACACCATCGAcgactaaaaaaagaaaaaagttaaactCATATAATATCTTCTTCGGGTTTAATTGACAAAACCAACTGTAATAAAATCGTCATTTACAAACATCATAGCACTGCAAAAGTATCTTTCCTGAAAAAGTAATGGAAGAACAAACGAATACATAAGGACCCGATTTATCATCgcagaacaaataaataaaacgaagAACAACACATAATTGTTTAATTTTATTAGCTAACAAATCTTAAATTCAAGTAAATCAGTAGAAAGCCAACAAACCCCTAAATTTGTACCTAAACCTAATTAAAAACAGCAAACAAGAAAAGGAAAGACCTTGACTGTGAGAAAAACAACATACATGCGCAACCAATCATGCAAATCCTAATGCCAAATAGTGTTTCTTAATAAAAACAAACTTTTGCGTTGGAACAAATCGTCAAGATCCAAGGTCTGATAATCCTGGCCATGAAGTTCTTCGCAGCATGGATATCCCTCCCTGCCCATAATTTGTATAATTGCTGGTGGAGTAGATGGTGATAGATGTGTCTGCTAGGTCCGATATTTAGTAAGGGTAGAATGGTCTAATTTAAAATCATGTGTCGACTAGGTCCGAGTTAGCGATCGATTACGATTTTCGCTCTCCTCGAAtccatttttgctctccctttaacaaaagtcAAACACATTTTTGCTCTCCTTGAATGCTGTTGGAGATAGTTCATGAGCAAAACATTActatttttattaaatatataTGACCCCACGGACCTAAATAAAAACTCCACGTAGAATTATTAGTAAccactattggagatgctcttcaTTAGGTGTCATTTATCTGGATTATTAGTAtccactgttggagatgctcttcaTTGGGTGTCATTTGGAAAGAAAAGCGGGCCAATAAACCGGTTCAATTTCCGTTACATGACTTCCCTCCGAAATGGGAATGTTATTTGAGAAAGAAACGAAAACACTGAAAAAAAACGCTTTTAAATTAACAgatctttcttctcttctttcgtttcACTCTTGGCGTGGTGGTCAAAAGAGAGGAAATCTAGGTCACATCGACAGTGgcttcttctgctgctgcaatTGTTCCCCACGGTGATCGAATCGCTCATAAATCCGCTTCATGCAATAACAATTTTCAGCTGGTATGACTTCCCATCACTACTGATACTAGTAGTaatgttgtttaattttgttacTTCATCtgagtttgttttttttctccTGATAATTCGTGTTAAATCTTGTAATCCTAGGGTTTCAATTTGTGATTGTGCTTTTTAAAGAGAAAAAATTGAATTAAATCACTTGAAAGTTTAaacaatttatatatattttctgaAATGTGTACAGCATAAATGAGGATAAGTAGATGAGTTCAGGTTTAAATCTTTTAAAGATTCGAATCTCTGGGATTAGACCGCTAGGTTCATTTGTTGGGAGGAATTTTATGACTGATTTTAAGTGCTGTGTAAGGGTTGAAGTGAAGCAAATTAATATGTCAGTTTTTTTAGAATGTTCGTTCCTAACATGTGCATATTCAGTTTCTGTCTCAACGCTTCTACATTTGTGTAGTGAATTTCCTTGTAATGTGAGTGTGTTTTGGATCTTGGAAGATGTATTTTAAATCATATAAGTTATTTTACACAGAAAAGTGATGTACGCGTATTCTCGTGTCCAAGCTATGtagtcaatatatatatatatatatatgtttcttaATCTGTTCCTTTCCCCTTACATTTAGCAGTTGCAACTAAGTTGATCTGAGGTATTTCCGTTATTTCATTTTCAGGTAAAGCTGATGATGTGGGTAAATAATACCAAAGTTGAAAGTGTAGTTGGTTTAGGTGGTGCTCTCTTGCAAGCACATGCAGACAATGCTCTTCGACATCCTGCCGCTTTCGCAAACCCGTCAAATTGCTGCTCAAGTTCAACCTCAAATGTAATTCTTTCGCTGATATTTTTATACCGAGCATCTAAAATTATGTTGTACACAGCATGAGATGTTAATACGTTAGTTTGAACTTCGTAATAGTTTGTTAACTGTATAGCGGAAACATTTAGGTTGTATATGGGTGGAATCAAGCTTTACAAAGGTTGATCTAAGTTACGTGATATTACTTATTATTCTTGACAGACATTTTTGTCTGCTGATTCTAGAACTTTCTCACTTGGTACTCTTTACTCTTTGGTGTGTCTGGAATGGATTACGGGGATAACGTTCTATGTTATACTATATCCACATTACAAATTTAGCATGGCTactctttattttcttttgaaatgatCAATTGTTATTGTAGATCATGTTTTGTTCAACCTGTTTCAGTTATCAACTTCTAATGCACTGTCTACACGCAGAGATTGTGCCTTTACAATGAAAGCAGAAGTTTCTGAATCAGGTGGTGCGGTGCATCTAGGTTATTGGTGATCAATGACAATGAAGGTATTCCTCACCTGATGGCCCAATCAAATTAGTTATGTGAAGTTTATCTTTTGAATGCTCTATGATCATTCATTTTGCCATGTTGATTAGATCCCTTATATGTTTTTCTCCATACATTTTCTGGCAGATCTTTACAAAATGGTGTGTTCTTAAAATCATACTTCCATAAACATAACATTCCAATTCATGTTGTCATGGTCGCGAAGTTGACAGGAGAGATTATGAAGGTATTATGTTAGCCGGAGGGCggggtaagtttttgttgtaatCTTTTGGTTTGATTTCAATTTGAATTGATGCATGGAATATGTTGTTCAGAAGATTAAGCAAAGGCTACTTACTTTTCGGGGTAGGTTATGAATTTCACTTGTATTCTTGTATAAGATAATGAATGGTATTCTATTCTTTTACTGCCATACCAATAAAGTCTTGCTTTGTCAATAATTATTAGATGCAAAAGGTAGTTGAAAACGTCCTTGGACCATGGGAAAATCCTTTTAATTCTTACATACAGAGAAATAAGTTTGCTAGAATCCGTATGTAATCAATAGCACGTCTTTAAGATGGAAAAGCAAGAAAAATGAACACAGTAGTCTTCATTCAACCCATCTATTATTTGTAACATTTGTTACCTTTCTCCTTTTAATTCATATAACATTCCGTCTAATTTGAATATGGTTGCAATGTAGTGGAGCTTCTATTTTGCTCTCCAAACCGCCCACTTGTGGACATTTCAGTGATATTTCTATTTCTGATGGCCATTGGGACTATTGTCTGTGTGTCTCTTTGGTCGGAGTTTATTGCTTCTGAGCAAGGTCATGAGAGTTATGATCAGCTGACACCAAAGGTTATTCTTTTCTTAATTGATTCTTCAGTTTCGTGCAAAGCATTAGTCATACGTTGTTACGTGAACCAGAAATGGCTATTTCTTATCTTCATAGACAGAATGTGATATTTATGGCTAGCCTCACCTCCTCTCTTGGTCTGAAACTTTCACTAAGGACTGAGCTCTGATTTTTGCCTCCACGTTCCATCGAAAGACTTTTTTCTGGGAGTGTAATACTAAGTTTTAGTTAAGATGAAAAGAAATGTGATAAAATATAAAGTATCCAGATCGTATATCTGCAGACAGTTTTTGGGTTCGCAGTTAGACATGTTGGAATTTGGAGCTTGCATTTTGTAACTGTTTTAACTTTTAACATATGCGTTCAAGTGATGCTCAGCTCTTTCAAGTTGAGACATATTTTTGTTGTTCATTAGTTCTGTTCCATCCGGATCGCTTTGGTCACAATTCATGTTATTCAATATTGCTTGGTGGAAAATTAGATGGAAAATCCTTTTAATCGTGACCATGTGAGACTTCTGGTCCAGAAccgcattttttttctttttcttttctttttcttattggaTATTTCTATAAAGAGGTTTAGCTTTAGAAGTACCATGTCTATATGCTTGTAAGGTCTCATACATTAGGCCAGTGACAAGTGCAAGTCGTTCATCCACGGACCGTAATACTAACATCTGCACACTTCCAACCACACATCTCAGATGCTTTGTATATGCCACTGTTTAGTAAGTAAATATTCGTGCAGCTTAAGTCCTTGTCAAATCTTATGTTCCTGGTTAAGTTCCATTGAAATGGTAATGGTGATTAGAATCTTAATAGGAGATTGCTTCAAACTGGACTATAGTACAATCCTCATGATGTTTTAAGTAACTAATGAGGTGATTTCATGTTTGGATGAAAAGAAACTGAAACAAACCAATGCCTTCTGAAGGAAAATCAAATGGCGTCTGAGCAGAGTTAGCTTCATAGACCTAATACTTGCCTGCctgagttttatttatttatgtttaaactttctcttcttctctgttgCTCTGGAAATGAGTTGGGGAGATGCAATTTCTAAATCCTGTTTTGTTTCTTGATTCGACAGGTCTCTTCTTCTGCTGAGACTAAGGAGGTTTTTGATATAAATGCCAGGGCTGCTGTGGTATTTGTCATTGTAGCATCAGTCTTTCTGATGCTACTGTAGTCGGCGTGGTTCATTTGGCTGCTGATCGTACTATTTTGCATTAGTGGAACTGAGTTACTGAGGTACATAGCTTTTTTAGAATTTCCTTCTTGCTCTTTTGTTTCATCGAAACTTGACTAAATGGTTGCTTCCATCATTGGGCATCAATTGTAAAGGTTTGCTTCATGACTGAGGTATTGGTGTTCTAAGTATAAGACCTTCTTACTTTGTCTACTTgggatatttatttttgtatttaatGTTTGCAGAGGTGCCATTAGTAATTATCAGTAACTAATATGCACAGCAGACCAGAAGAAACGAGATAGAAACATTTGTGCTTCATGATCTTTTGCTGAACACCTCATTGTTTTTTGTTTACTTCGCCACACAGTGCAAATATTACAAGCAAGAAACTTTAACTAACGCATCAGCGTCAAACTTTATTAATCACCACCTGTGTTTCTTTTTCGTGTATTCTTATGAATTTGCAAGTCTTTATACTCGAAAAAGTTTTAAATCAAATTTGAAATCGACATAACCAAATAGAAGTACATTACGCATTCATGGAAGGTTAGGAAAAAAAGTGGTATTTCATATGCTTTTCATCCCATTAGATGTGGTATGTGGACTTCATGTGCATAAGGCAGATCTTTTAATATACTTAATCTAATTGTTGGTGACCTTTTAATTCTCATAGGAAATTACTCTGAGTACAATGGTGGTCCGAAGCTCTGCTAATTGTTGGTAACCTTTTTGTGCTAATATTGTCTTTACCCATAGTTATGGACATGCCTCCCAGACTTTTTTGGAATTTGAACTTTCCCCCACAGTCCCTACAAAGGAAAGTAAACCTTGACCAATGGACAGCGTCATTGATATCGTGTAAATAGTAATTAACCGGATTGCTGAACTTCActctgatgttttttttttccttctattttCAGGGAATGCACGCTTGCCTAGTTACAGTGATCTTAAGGTAGATGAACGATGATCCAGATGTTAGCAACTACTTTGACATGCCATTGTATAGCTTTTTTCTCATCTTAGTATTGTGCATCTCTCTTCCAGGATATTCAAGAATTCTGGGACTGAGAAAGTAAACCTTCCTTGTCTTGGGGAGATAACAGTTCTTTCTATGGGGGTGTTTCCGTTCTGTCTAGCATTTGCCATCTTTTGGGCTGCCAATCAGCATGTATCATATGCATGGGTTGCCAAGATGTTCTTGTAAGCTTCTTGCTTCTTCATTTTTAGTTTGCTTTTAGTTCATTCTTACTTCTTATTTCACTGTACTTGGTTAATAACCACTTGATATATATTAGAGCGTACATATTACTTGTTTCGAAGCTAGAAATGGTGCATGTACAATTCCTATACCGTTGGTTTTTGGTTCGTCAAAACTCAAAAGTTTTTTTATTGTCTGGTGTTGATATCTTCATgttctttgaaaattatataatcaCCCAGATCTTGGGAATCACGATTTACTGGAGGTTCAGTTCTGATGCATCAAAGCTACCTTTTGTGTTTACTCTATTTTGGGAATTTTTGTATACATGACCCTCAATAGTCAATACTGGATAGAATATAACACGATCGTATGGGGTGTAGACACACAGGCTGCTTTGTTCAAGAAAGCGATAAAATAGGACAACTGTCACACTTTCCATTGCACAAATTCTCTTTATTTTGTTCACTTCATCTTACTTTCAAAGTGCTCACTCTACTGATACTCTAGAATAACAACCCTCATGGATATCTTGTTGACGATTGCTATTCTCTTGATTGCAGGTCtcatccttacctatattgggttATACTTGATGGATGGGCATGGTCAACCTGCACTCCTGTATCTTGTTCCTTGTACTTTGGGTACATTTTAAAACTTGCCTCAAATGAAGATAGTATTAAACCAGTTTAACAGCGTTCTTGTTTGCTGACATACAACATCCTGATATATTTTACTTTTTTGTTCAGGGCTTATAAATTATATTAGGCTGGCTTAGAGGTGAGCTGAAACACCTCTGGAACTATGGGTCCTCTGCATCAATAAACCTAGAGATCCTTTAGGCGAAGCCTGAGCATATTAAGGTTAATTGTATCTTATCTCCTGAAAAGCTAAGAAATCTCGAAAATCTGTATGTAATTGAATTCTTCTTGTTGATTTCTTCTATATCTGAATTGGGTTATTTCCAAGCTTCATCacaagtaaatcaaatcaacTAGACGATCCATAAGCCCAATTGTATTTACCTTCGGAACTTACAGTTAGTATGAATTGGATTTCTTACTTGAATGAAACATGCTACAGAAGAAAAAGACTCGACATCTAGAGAT
This is a stretch of genomic DNA from Papaver somniferum cultivar HN1 chromosome 1, ASM357369v1, whole genome shotgun sequence. It encodes these proteins:
- the LOC113314082 gene encoding signal peptide peptidase-like 2; translation: MHACLVTVILRIFKNSGTEKVNLPCLGEITVLSMGVFPFCLAFAIFWAANQHVSYAWVAKMFLSHPYLYWVILDGWAWSTCTPVSCSLYFGAYKLY